The Mangifera indica cultivar Alphonso chromosome 8, CATAS_Mindica_2.1, whole genome shotgun sequence genome has a window encoding:
- the LOC123222789 gene encoding ribulose-phosphate 3-epimerase, cytoplasmic isoform-like isoform X4, with product MAVTAKIAPSMLSSDFSNLASEAERMLNCGADWLHMDVMNGHFVPNLTIGAPVIESLRKHTKAYLDCHLMVTNPLDYVEPMGKAGASGFTFHVEVSKDNWQELVLRIKSKGMRPGVALKPGTPIEEVYPLVEGENPVEMVLVLTVEPGFGGQKFMPEMMDKVRTLRKKYPSLDIEVDGGLGPSTIGAAASAGANCIVAGSSVFGAAEPANVISLTRKSVNENRKSS from the exons ATGGCTGTCACTGCAAAAATCGCACCGTCGATGTTGTCATCAGATTTCTCCAATTTGGCATCTGAGGCTGAGCGCATGCTCAATTGTGGGGCTGACTGGCTCCACATGGACGTCATG AATGG GCACTTTGTCCCAAATCTAACTATTGGTGCTCCAGTCATTGAGAGCTTGAGAAAACACACAAA GGCATATCTTGATTGTCACCTTATGGTAACAAATCCTCTTGATTATGTTGAACCTATGGGTAAAGCTGGTGCTTCAGGTTTCACATTTCATGTTGAGGTATCCAAAG ATAATTGGCAAGAGCTTGTCCTAAGAATTAAGTCAAAGGGCATGAGACCTGGGGTGGCATTAAAGCCCGGAACACCCATTGAAGAAGTTTATCCCCTG GTTGAAGGTGAAAATCCTGTGGAAATGGTTCTTGTGCTGACCGTAGAACCTGGTTTTGGTGGACAAAAATTCATGCCAGAGATGATGGATAAG GTACGTACATTGAGAAAGAAGTACCCTTCCCTTGATATAGAG GTAGATGGTGGTTTGGGACCTTCAACCATTGGAGCGGCAGCCTCAGCAGGTGCGAACTGCATTGTTGCAGGAAGCTCAGTGTTTGGAGCTGCTGAGCCAGCCAATGTGATATCCCTTACGAGAAAAAGTGTTAATGAAAACCGGAAAAGCAGTTAA
- the LOC123223740 gene encoding probable adenylate kinase 7, mitochondrial encodes MAGLARLRAGASLLRRPWRTRAYGSAAAAQLQYDYDDEEYEFDGENSWPKPRVGTAGSPPRRGVQWVLIGDPGVKKHVYAESLSKLLEVPRISMGSLVRQELNPRSSLYKQIANAVNEGKLVPEDVIFALLSKRLEEGYYRGENGFILDGIPRTRIQAEILDQIVDIDLVVNFKCNEEQLVEKNLDCEAFSSRWEFLSMRSSRFSTDNAATAWNEKFRIYAEQGKLLEDYYRKQKKLVDFQVADAPGETWQGLLAALHLQHMNAVSTSPKLSA; translated from the exons ATGGCTGGACTTGCCAGACTGAGAGCCGGCGCTTCGCTGCTCCGCCGACCCTGGAGGACCCGCGCCTACGGATCGGCGGCTGCGGCTCAGCTCCAGTACGACTACGACGACGAGGAATATGAGTTTGATGGGGAAAATAGCTGGCCAAAGCCTAGAGTTGGCACGGCTGGGTCTCCGCCGAGGAGGGGAGTCCAGTGGGTGCTTATTGGAGACCCCGGTGTAAAGAAACACGTCTACGCTGAGAGTCTGTCGAAGCTTCTTGAAGTTCCTCGCATTTCTATGGGAAGTCTCGTTCGACAAGAGCTTAACCCTCGCTCTTCTCTCTACAAACAg ATTGCAAATGCTGTCAATGAAGGAAAGCTTGTTCCGGAGGATGTAATTTTTGCATTGTTGTCAAAGAGGCTGGAAGAGGGATACTATAGAGGAGAAAATGGGTTCATTCTAGATGGAATTCCTCGCACAAGGATTCAAGCA GAGATTCTTGATCAAATTGTAGATATCGATCTAGTTGTGAATTTTAAGTGCAATGAAGAGCAGTTGGTTGAAAAGAATCTAGACTGTGAAGCTTTTTCTTCTCGTTGGGAATTTCTTAGCATGAGGAGTTCCAGGTTCTCCACGGATAATGCTGCCACCGCCTGGAATGAAAAATTCCGTATCTATGCTGAGCAG GGCAAATTATTGGAAGATTACTACAGGAAACAGAAGAAACTTGTTGACTTTCAAGTGGCAGATGCACCTGGAGAAACCTGGCAAGGCTTGTTGGCTGCATTACACCTTCAGCATATGAATGCTGTTAGTACTTCGCCAAAGCTGAGTGCATAA
- the LOC123222789 gene encoding ribulose-phosphate 3-epimerase, cytoplasmic isoform-like isoform X6, translating to MAVTAKIAPSMLSSDFSNLASEAERMLNCGADWLHMDVMDRHFVPNLTIGAPVIESLRKHTKAYLDCHLMVTNPLDYVEPMGKAGASGFTFHVEVSKDNWQELVLRIKSKGMRPGVALKPGTPIEEVYPLVDGGLGPSTIGAAASAGANCIVAGSSVFGAAEPANVISLTRKSVNENRKSS from the exons ATGGCTGTCACTGCAAAAATCGCACCGTCGATGTTGTCATCAGATTTCTCCAATTTGGCATCTGAGGCTGAGCGCATGCTCAATTGTGGGGCTGACTGGCTCCACATGGACGTCATGG ataGGCACTTTGTCCCAAATCTAACTATTGGTGCTCCAGTCATTGAGAGCTTGAGAAAACACACAAA GGCATATCTTGATTGTCACCTTATGGTAACAAATCCTCTTGATTATGTTGAACCTATGGGTAAAGCTGGTGCTTCAGGTTTCACATTTCATGTTGAGGTATCCAAAG ATAATTGGCAAGAGCTTGTCCTAAGAATTAAGTCAAAGGGCATGAGACCTGGGGTGGCATTAAAGCCCGGAACACCCATTGAAGAAGTTTATCCCCTG GTAGATGGTGGTTTGGGACCTTCAACCATTGGAGCGGCAGCCTCAGCAGGTGCGAACTGCATTGTTGCAGGAAGCTCAGTGTTTGGAGCTGCTGAGCCAGCCAATGTGATATCCCTTACGAGAAAAAGTGTTAATGAAAACCGGAAAAGCAGTTAA
- the LOC123222789 gene encoding ribulose-phosphate 3-epimerase, cytoplasmic isoform-like isoform X5 — protein MAVTAKIAPSMLSSDFSNLASEAERMLNCGADWLHMDVMNGAYLDCHLMVTNPLDYVEPMGKAGASGFTFHVEVSKDNWQELVLRIKSKGMRPGVALKPGTPIEEVYPLLRKLRSIFEVEGENPVEMVLVLTVEPGFGGQKFMPEMMDKVRTLRKKYPSLDIEVDGGLGPSTIGAAASAGANCIVAGSSVFGAAEPANVISLTRKSVNENRKSS, from the exons ATGGCTGTCACTGCAAAAATCGCACCGTCGATGTTGTCATCAGATTTCTCCAATTTGGCATCTGAGGCTGAGCGCATGCTCAATTGTGGGGCTGACTGGCTCCACATGGACGTCATG AATGG GGCATATCTTGATTGTCACCTTATGGTAACAAATCCTCTTGATTATGTTGAACCTATGGGTAAAGCTGGTGCTTCAGGTTTCACATTTCATGTTGAGGTATCCAAAG ATAATTGGCAAGAGCTTGTCCTAAGAATTAAGTCAAAGGGCATGAGACCTGGGGTGGCATTAAAGCCCGGAACACCCATTGAAGAAGTTTATCCCCTG TTACGGAAATTAAGATCTATATTTGAG GTTGAAGGTGAAAATCCTGTGGAAATGGTTCTTGTGCTGACCGTAGAACCTGGTTTTGGTGGACAAAAATTCATGCCAGAGATGATGGATAAG GTACGTACATTGAGAAAGAAGTACCCTTCCCTTGATATAGAG GTAGATGGTGGTTTGGGACCTTCAACCATTGGAGCGGCAGCCTCAGCAGGTGCGAACTGCATTGTTGCAGGAAGCTCAGTGTTTGGAGCTGCTGAGCCAGCCAATGTGATATCCCTTACGAGAAAAAGTGTTAATGAAAACCGGAAAAGCAGTTAA
- the LOC123222789 gene encoding ribulose-phosphate 3-epimerase, cytoplasmic isoform-like isoform X3: MAVTAKIAPSMLSSDFSNLASEAERMLNCGADWLHMDVMDRHFVPNLTIGAPVIESLRKHTKAYLDCHLMVTNPLDYVEPMGKAGASGFTFHVEVSKDNWQELVLRIKSKGMRPGVALKPGTPIEEVYPLVEGENPVEMVLVLTVEPGFGGQKFMPEMMDKVRTLRKKYPSLDIEVDGGLGPSTIGAAASAGANCIVAGSSVFGAAEPANVISLTRKSVNENRKSS; this comes from the exons ATGGCTGTCACTGCAAAAATCGCACCGTCGATGTTGTCATCAGATTTCTCCAATTTGGCATCTGAGGCTGAGCGCATGCTCAATTGTGGGGCTGACTGGCTCCACATGGACGTCATGG ataGGCACTTTGTCCCAAATCTAACTATTGGTGCTCCAGTCATTGAGAGCTTGAGAAAACACACAAA GGCATATCTTGATTGTCACCTTATGGTAACAAATCCTCTTGATTATGTTGAACCTATGGGTAAAGCTGGTGCTTCAGGTTTCACATTTCATGTTGAGGTATCCAAAG ATAATTGGCAAGAGCTTGTCCTAAGAATTAAGTCAAAGGGCATGAGACCTGGGGTGGCATTAAAGCCCGGAACACCCATTGAAGAAGTTTATCCCCTG GTTGAAGGTGAAAATCCTGTGGAAATGGTTCTTGTGCTGACCGTAGAACCTGGTTTTGGTGGACAAAAATTCATGCCAGAGATGATGGATAAG GTACGTACATTGAGAAAGAAGTACCCTTCCCTTGATATAGAG GTAGATGGTGGTTTGGGACCTTCAACCATTGGAGCGGCAGCCTCAGCAGGTGCGAACTGCATTGTTGCAGGAAGCTCAGTGTTTGGAGCTGCTGAGCCAGCCAATGTGATATCCCTTACGAGAAAAAGTGTTAATGAAAACCGGAAAAGCAGTTAA
- the LOC123222789 gene encoding ribulose-phosphate 3-epimerase, cytoplasmic isoform-like isoform X2 has protein sequence MAVTAKIAPSMLSSDFSNLASEAERMLNCGADWLHMDVMNGHFVPNLTIGAPVIESLRKHTKAYLDCHLMVTNPLDYVEPMGKAGASGFTFHVEVSKDNWQELVLRIKSKGMRPGVALKPGTPIEEVYPLLRKLRSIFEVEGENPVEMVLVLTVEPGFGGQKFMPEMMDKVRTLRKKYPSLDIEVDGGLGPSTIGAAASAGANCIVAGSSVFGAAEPANVISLTRKSVNENRKSS, from the exons ATGGCTGTCACTGCAAAAATCGCACCGTCGATGTTGTCATCAGATTTCTCCAATTTGGCATCTGAGGCTGAGCGCATGCTCAATTGTGGGGCTGACTGGCTCCACATGGACGTCATG AATGG GCACTTTGTCCCAAATCTAACTATTGGTGCTCCAGTCATTGAGAGCTTGAGAAAACACACAAA GGCATATCTTGATTGTCACCTTATGGTAACAAATCCTCTTGATTATGTTGAACCTATGGGTAAAGCTGGTGCTTCAGGTTTCACATTTCATGTTGAGGTATCCAAAG ATAATTGGCAAGAGCTTGTCCTAAGAATTAAGTCAAAGGGCATGAGACCTGGGGTGGCATTAAAGCCCGGAACACCCATTGAAGAAGTTTATCCCCTG TTACGGAAATTAAGATCTATATTTGAG GTTGAAGGTGAAAATCCTGTGGAAATGGTTCTTGTGCTGACCGTAGAACCTGGTTTTGGTGGACAAAAATTCATGCCAGAGATGATGGATAAG GTACGTACATTGAGAAAGAAGTACCCTTCCCTTGATATAGAG GTAGATGGTGGTTTGGGACCTTCAACCATTGGAGCGGCAGCCTCAGCAGGTGCGAACTGCATTGTTGCAGGAAGCTCAGTGTTTGGAGCTGCTGAGCCAGCCAATGTGATATCCCTTACGAGAAAAAGTGTTAATGAAAACCGGAAAAGCAGTTAA
- the LOC123222789 gene encoding ribulose-phosphate 3-epimerase, cytoplasmic isoform-like isoform X1 has protein sequence MAVTAKIAPSMLSSDFSNLASEAERMLNCGADWLHMDVMDRHFVPNLTIGAPVIESLRKHTKAYLDCHLMVTNPLDYVEPMGKAGASGFTFHVEVSKDNWQELVLRIKSKGMRPGVALKPGTPIEEVYPLLRKLRSIFEVEGENPVEMVLVLTVEPGFGGQKFMPEMMDKVRTLRKKYPSLDIEVDGGLGPSTIGAAASAGANCIVAGSSVFGAAEPANVISLTRKSVNENRKSS, from the exons ATGGCTGTCACTGCAAAAATCGCACCGTCGATGTTGTCATCAGATTTCTCCAATTTGGCATCTGAGGCTGAGCGCATGCTCAATTGTGGGGCTGACTGGCTCCACATGGACGTCATGG ataGGCACTTTGTCCCAAATCTAACTATTGGTGCTCCAGTCATTGAGAGCTTGAGAAAACACACAAA GGCATATCTTGATTGTCACCTTATGGTAACAAATCCTCTTGATTATGTTGAACCTATGGGTAAAGCTGGTGCTTCAGGTTTCACATTTCATGTTGAGGTATCCAAAG ATAATTGGCAAGAGCTTGTCCTAAGAATTAAGTCAAAGGGCATGAGACCTGGGGTGGCATTAAAGCCCGGAACACCCATTGAAGAAGTTTATCCCCTG TTACGGAAATTAAGATCTATATTTGAG GTTGAAGGTGAAAATCCTGTGGAAATGGTTCTTGTGCTGACCGTAGAACCTGGTTTTGGTGGACAAAAATTCATGCCAGAGATGATGGATAAG GTACGTACATTGAGAAAGAAGTACCCTTCCCTTGATATAGAG GTAGATGGTGGTTTGGGACCTTCAACCATTGGAGCGGCAGCCTCAGCAGGTGCGAACTGCATTGTTGCAGGAAGCTCAGTGTTTGGAGCTGCTGAGCCAGCCAATGTGATATCCCTTACGAGAAAAAGTGTTAATGAAAACCGGAAAAGCAGTTAA
- the LOC123223741 gene encoding calcium-binding protein CML38-like, with the protein MSKYQQYERVFNHLDNNGDGKISPSELHQCVETIGGELSLAEAETAVEILDTDGDGLLGFDDFVKFVEGGDEEEKVKDLKKAFKMYEMDGCGCITPKSLKRMLSRLGQSTTTDQCQKMIAHFDLNGDGVLNFDEFKIMMS; encoded by the coding sequence ATGAGTAAGTACCAACAATACGAGCGCGTTTTCAATCACCTTGACAACAATGGAGACGGGAAGATTTCACCTTCAGAGCTACACCAGTGTGTTGAAACAATAGGCGGGGAGCTTTCCCTGGCGGAGGCCGAGACGGCGGTGGAAATCTTGGACACGGATGGAGATGGACTGCTGGGGTTTGATGACTTCGTTAAGTTTGTTGAAGGAGgtgatgaagaagagaaagtgaAGGACTTGAAGAAGGCGTTTAAGATGTATGAGATGGATGGCTGTGGCTGCATAACACCCAAGAGCTTGAAAAGAATGCTTAGTAGATTAGGTCAGTCCACCACAACTGATCAATGTCAGAAGATGATAGCTCACTTCGATCTCAACGGCGATGGCGTCCTCAATTTTGATGAGTTTAAGATCATGATGTCGTAA